A single window of Mycolicibacterium aurum DNA harbors:
- a CDS encoding alpha/beta hydrolase fold domain-containing protein yields the protein MPIPPFPRDIIERLDPALRHLADARTDLSPPVLGAVRDALNQRRAETARFADTVGVEIEQRDVPVPAGHHLTVRIYRGGPPPSPAVIYCHSGAFVLGNLDTDHRQCVELARRGRCTVLAMDYRLAPEHPFPAALDDAAAVLDWVARSAAELGVAAESIAVAGSSAGAALAARLAQRAAVGVAPPVVLALLHQPVLDDRPTPSKEEFTATPGFDGPAVRWMWRHYGAGAALPEDAVPARTDELSCLPATVITCSELDPLRDEAIDYALRLMWAGVTTELHVFAGTCHGFDSLAPEWEVSAQLFGIQGAALRRAFLR from the coding sequence ATGCCGATTCCACCGTTCCCGCGGGACATCATCGAGCGCCTCGACCCGGCGTTGCGTCACCTCGCCGATGCGCGTACCGATCTGTCCCCACCTGTCCTCGGTGCTGTGCGCGACGCGTTGAACCAGCGCCGGGCCGAGACCGCGAGGTTTGCCGACACCGTCGGCGTGGAGATCGAGCAGCGCGACGTACCGGTCCCGGCCGGGCATCACCTCACGGTCCGGATCTACCGGGGCGGGCCACCTCCGTCGCCGGCAGTCATCTATTGCCACTCAGGGGCTTTCGTACTGGGGAACCTGGACACCGACCACCGGCAGTGCGTCGAGCTGGCGCGGCGCGGGCGCTGCACCGTGCTCGCCATGGATTACCGCCTCGCCCCGGAACACCCGTTTCCGGCGGCGCTGGACGATGCTGCGGCCGTTCTGGACTGGGTGGCGCGCAGCGCCGCCGAACTGGGGGTCGCCGCAGAGTCCATCGCGGTCGCGGGCAGCAGCGCCGGCGCTGCGCTGGCTGCCCGGCTGGCGCAACGTGCGGCGGTGGGCGTCGCCCCGCCCGTCGTGCTTGCACTGCTACACCAGCCGGTACTCGACGACAGGCCGACACCGTCGAAGGAAGAGTTCACCGCGACACCAGGTTTCGACGGCCCGGCCGTGCGGTGGATGTGGCGTCATTACGGCGCAGGTGCTGCGCTACCCGAAGACGCGGTGCCTGCGCGGACCGACGAACTGTCCTGTCTGCCGGCCACCGTGATCACCTGTTCCGAGCTGGACCCACTGCGGGACGAAGCGATCGACTACGCGCTGCGGCTGATGTGGGCCGGGGTCACCACCGAACTCCACGTCTTCGCCGGCACCTGCCACGGGTTCGATTCACTGGCGCCGGAATGGGAGGTCAGCGCGCAGCTGTTCGGCATCCAGGGTGCGGCGCTGCGCAGAGCGTTCCTACGCTGA
- a CDS encoding acyl-CoA dehydrogenase family protein: MNFSEVELSENDRAFRDELRAFLSSVVTDDVIQRDRETGDNFDEAVHLALGAAGYLERDWRTEADGGFTAVQRRIWELEIGRAHTPWFHWGTTAMVATAVDQFGSEQLKDEVLGKVLSGHYRLCLGYTEPEGGSDIATCKTRAVRDGDGWIINGSKMFTSNAHHAQYVYLITNSDPDAPKHQSLTMFLVPLDSPGVAIQPIRTVDGDRTNITFYSDVRIDDRYRVGPVNGGWGVLREALDAEHGTVERDDSGLHKIAVMTEHALLLADEVDRTAGSVAGRLDDGSVAYRLGRSIARVEAAMSTTEMFGRVAIAQTLRDITPDLMDIAGASSAVPSGLGAEYLFRLASPMGIYAGTLDVFRNMIAQHALGLGKPNYSPPTTRT, translated from the coding sequence ATGAACTTCTCCGAAGTCGAACTGTCCGAGAATGACCGGGCTTTCCGCGATGAGCTGCGTGCGTTTTTGTCATCGGTGGTCACTGACGATGTCATCCAGCGCGACCGGGAGACCGGCGACAACTTCGACGAGGCGGTCCACCTGGCGCTCGGTGCCGCCGGCTACCTGGAACGTGATTGGCGCACAGAGGCCGACGGGGGATTCACCGCCGTGCAGCGCCGTATCTGGGAACTCGAAATCGGCCGGGCGCACACCCCGTGGTTCCACTGGGGCACCACGGCGATGGTCGCCACCGCGGTCGATCAGTTCGGCTCGGAGCAGCTGAAGGACGAGGTGCTGGGCAAGGTGCTGTCGGGCCACTATCGGCTGTGCCTCGGCTACACCGAACCCGAGGGCGGGTCCGACATCGCCACCTGCAAGACGCGGGCGGTGCGTGACGGTGACGGCTGGATCATCAACGGCTCCAAGATGTTTACCTCCAATGCCCATCACGCCCAGTACGTGTATCTGATCACCAACTCCGACCCGGATGCGCCCAAGCATCAGAGCCTGACCATGTTCCTCGTCCCGCTCGACTCGCCCGGTGTCGCGATCCAGCCGATCCGCACGGTGGACGGTGATCGCACCAACATCACGTTCTACAGCGATGTCCGCATCGACGACCGGTACCGCGTCGGACCGGTGAACGGGGGATGGGGGGTGCTGCGAGAGGCGCTCGACGCCGAACATGGGACGGTGGAGCGTGACGACAGCGGTCTGCACAAGATCGCGGTCATGACCGAGCATGCGCTGCTGCTCGCCGACGAGGTCGACCGGACTGCGGGTTCCGTTGCGGGTCGCCTCGACGACGGATCGGTGGCCTATCGCCTCGGCCGCAGCATCGCCCGTGTGGAGGCGGCGATGAGTACTACCGAGATGTTCGGCCGGGTGGCGATCGCGCAGACGCTGCGGGACATCACCCCGGACCTGATGGACATCGCAGGCGCCTCATCGGCCGTTCCGTCGGGACTCGGCGCCGAGTACCTGTTCCGGCTGGCCTCGCCCATGGGTATCTACGCCGGCACCCTCGATGTCTTCCGCAACATGATCGCTCAGCACGCGTTGGGCCTTGGCAAGCCGAACTATTCGCCGCCCACCACGCGCACGTAG
- a CDS encoding SRPBCC family protein: MGIVTTTSETAFTQSPEQIYDFVTNPANWPKTYPGSAHVGQVPAKLPLEVGDTWTETGPDGDRIFTWHLAIAMRPKLWMFNSVGNLGHDRDGNGGMPGRITVQYKFTEPGQGITLFSRTMTVEAFKDSPLPDGFFRTVNPANIDRYHDAIARELANEDSA; the protein is encoded by the coding sequence GTGGGAATCGTGACGACGACGTCGGAGACAGCCTTCACCCAGTCCCCCGAGCAGATCTATGACTTCGTGACCAACCCGGCCAACTGGCCCAAGACGTACCCGGGCAGCGCGCACGTCGGCCAGGTCCCGGCGAAGTTGCCGCTGGAGGTCGGTGACACCTGGACCGAGACCGGTCCCGACGGAGACCGCATATTCACCTGGCATCTGGCGATCGCGATGCGGCCCAAGCTCTGGATGTTCAATTCGGTGGGCAACCTCGGCCACGACCGCGACGGGAACGGCGGCATGCCGGGGCGCATCACCGTGCAGTACAAGTTCACCGAGCCCGGCCAGGGCATCACCCTCTTCAGCCGAACGATGACCGTCGAGGCCTTCAAGGACTCGCCGCTGCCCGACGGCTTCTTCCGTACCGTCAACCCAGCCAACATCGACCGCTACCACGACGCGATCGCGCGAGAACTGGCGAACGAGGACTCAGCGTAG